A region from the Bdellovibrio bacteriovorus genome encodes:
- a CDS encoding DUF5602 domain-containing protein, translating to MRGIFVFCGLFFLAIYAHGFIVYGDAVAMGEGTAKAFADIGEDGTPYSVGLALTDGALNALPQHEPGEYTLKLPSILNIPPYNHMVINWMPHGHEPDGIYNRPHFDFHFYFIDETTRKAITCMGADREICLKQPDPDKLPPFYVGGPEGVPQMGWHWVDMRSPEYNGKPFTTTYIYGYYDANLIFIEPMITREFLLKKKKFEQELMLPKTFTHLGYYPQKYSIHFDKTRAMHFITLKYLKEMQ from the coding sequence ATGAGAGGGATTTTTGTCTTTTGCGGACTATTTTTTCTAGCGATCTACGCCCACGGATTTATCGTATACGGGGATGCCGTGGCGATGGGAGAGGGAACTGCGAAGGCCTTCGCAGATATCGGAGAAGATGGCACTCCTTATTCTGTCGGCTTGGCGCTTACGGATGGAGCTTTGAATGCCTTGCCTCAACATGAGCCAGGTGAGTACACACTAAAATTGCCGTCCATTCTGAACATCCCGCCTTACAATCACATGGTCATTAATTGGATGCCTCACGGTCATGAGCCTGATGGTATTTACAACCGACCTCACTTCGATTTTCACTTTTATTTTATTGATGAGACAACTCGCAAAGCGATCACTTGTATGGGCGCCGATCGTGAAATCTGTTTGAAGCAACCGGATCCCGATAAGCTTCCACCGTTCTATGTCGGTGGCCCCGAAGGCGTTCCGCAAATGGGTTGGCACTGGGTGGATATGCGTTCGCCAGAGTACAACGGCAAGCCTTTTACGACCACTTACATCTATGGCTATTACGACGCAAATTTAATATTCATTGAGCCGATGATCACGCGAGAGTTTTTGTTAAAGAAAAAGAAATTCGAGCAAGAGCTGATGTTGCCAAAGACCTTCACCCATCTAGGCTATTATCCGCAAAAGTATTCGATACATTTTGATAAAACACGGGCAATGCACTTTATAACTCTGAAGTATTTAAAAGAAATGCAGTAA
- the rnhA gene encoding ribonuclease HI: protein MAIKVRDYILIFSDGACSGNPGPGGWGSIVLLPNDQVQELGAGERSTTNNRMEMTAAVEALKFISAVPGPVHFYTDSTYLIRGITQWIWGWKKRGWKTAEGADVSNRDIWEELAQLIQARGPGNKIEWKYSRGHVGTPGNERCDRIAVAFSKNDYVSLYQGPLSSYPINMLEVPADTALPEMRAPGEKKEAFSYLSNIGGLVYRHKNWPSCQNRVSGKSGAKFKKATSAADEIEILKSWGLSPQTVIKEG from the coding sequence GTGGCAATAAAAGTACGCGATTATATTTTGATATTCTCTGATGGCGCTTGTTCAGGAAATCCCGGTCCCGGTGGCTGGGGAAGCATTGTGCTTTTGCCGAATGATCAGGTGCAAGAACTAGGTGCGGGAGAACGCTCTACGACGAACAACCGCATGGAGATGACAGCCGCTGTCGAGGCGCTGAAGTTTATTTCTGCTGTGCCAGGTCCTGTGCATTTTTATACGGACTCCACTTACTTGATTCGTGGAATCACGCAATGGATTTGGGGCTGGAAAAAACGCGGTTGGAAAACGGCGGAAGGTGCGGATGTTTCCAATCGTGATATTTGGGAAGAACTGGCGCAGCTCATTCAAGCGCGCGGTCCCGGTAATAAGATTGAGTGGAAATATTCGCGCGGTCACGTGGGCACGCCGGGCAATGAACGCTGTGATCGCATCGCCGTCGCCTTTTCAAAAAATGATTACGTGTCTTTGTATCAGGGACCTTTGAGCTCTTATCCCATCAACATGCTGGAAGTTCCCGCCGACACGGCTTTGCCAGAAATGCGTGCGCCGGGTGAAAAGAAAGAGGCTTTCAGTTACTTGAGCAATATCGGTGGCCTGGTTTATCGTCACAAGAATTGGCCTTCTTGCCAAAACCGTGTGAGCGGAAAATCAGGAGCTAAATTCAAAAAGGCCACGTCGGCCGCCGATGAAATCGAA